A genomic region of Ictidomys tridecemlineatus isolate mIctTri1 chromosome 10, mIctTri1.hap1, whole genome shotgun sequence contains the following coding sequences:
- the Spata45 gene encoding spermatogenesis-associated protein 45 produces MSSINRLKTINQNRISKQRLLEQINEKRETNCFVERSNQVSFLRVQKRHFSGAHQSCVFTHFNEGIPDSSRSSWVQPSVFVHPEKRHFEPKNNGIFG; encoded by the exons ATGTCATCCATCAacagattaaaaacaataaatcaaaatagaatAAGCAAACAACGTCTCCTAGAGCAGATAAATGAAAAGCGTGAAACCAACTGTTTTGTGGAAAGAAGCAATCAAGTCAGCTTCCTGAGAGTTCAGAAGAGGCACTTCAGTGGTGCCCATCAGTCATGTGTTTTCACCCATTTCAATGAAGGTATTCCTGACAGCAGCAGGAGCTCCTGGGTCCAACCAAGTGTCTTTGTTCACCCAGAGAAAAGGCACTTTGAACCAAAAA ataatgGCATATTTGGATGA